The Candidatus Methylomirabilota bacterium genome window below encodes:
- a CDS encoding BTAD domain-containing putative transcriptional regulator, with protein sequence MALGRDGGYVTTAWWRPGMMAELCARALAAGIEPEYVRELVRRRRLVPDQPPLDVPEWPWPLRVHTLGGFRLEKDGRPVEFTGKAQRKPMAMLEAIVAFGGRGVHEPQLAEALWPDAEGDAAHQAFATTLHRLRRLVGQDDTVALREGRVSLDSRRCWVDVWAFEALLDQADAEKAGNAARARTLGERALALYRGPFLGPDSPAWAVAARERLRRRFLRGVGRLGRHSEDAGEWRPAIEWYEKGLEVDELAEEFYQPDLVLRELDRGSSGLSRPGLRLQRHGPGDLQPERV encoded by the coding sequence ATGGCGCTGGGTCGCGACGGGGGCTACGTGACCACCGCCTGGTGGCGCCCGGGGATGATGGCCGAGCTGTGCGCGCGTGCTCTGGCGGCCGGAATCGAGCCGGAGTACGTCCGGGAGCTCGTGCGTCGGCGCCGGCTCGTCCCCGACCAGCCGCCCCTCGACGTTCCGGAGTGGCCGTGGCCGCTTCGCGTCCACACGCTGGGCGGATTCCGTCTCGAGAAGGATGGCCGTCCGGTCGAGTTCACCGGCAAGGCTCAGCGCAAGCCCATGGCGATGCTCGAGGCGATCGTGGCCTTCGGAGGTCGGGGGGTCCACGAGCCGCAACTCGCCGAGGCCCTGTGGCCCGATGCCGAGGGGGACGCCGCCCACCAGGCGTTCGCGACGACTCTGCACCGCCTCCGGCGCCTGGTCGGGCAGGACGACACCGTCGCCCTGCGCGAAGGACGCGTGAGCCTCGACTCCCGCCGCTGCTGGGTCGACGTCTGGGCGTTCGAGGCCCTGCTGGACCAGGCGGACGCCGAGAAGGCGGGCAACGCCGCGCGCGCCCGGACCCTCGGCGAGCGCGCCCTCGCGCTCTATCGGGGCCCCTTCCTCGGGCCCGACAGTCCCGCGTGGGCCGTCGCGGCCCGCGAGCGCCTGCGGCGGAGGTTCCTCCGGGGCGTCGGGCGACTCGGCCGCCACTCGGAGGATGCCGGGGAGTGGCGTCCGGCGATCGAGTGGTACGAGAAGGGCCTCGAGGTGGACGAGCTGGCCGAGGAGTTCTATCAGCCTGACCTTGTACTACGGGAGCTCGATCGCGGCAGTTCGGGGCTATCCCGTCCGGGGCTCCGGCTACAGCGCCACGGACCGGGCGATCTACAGCCTGAGCGCGTATAA
- a CDS encoding NAD+ synthase yields MRRLRIALGQINATVGDLEGNTRRVLDGIDRARAIGADLVAFPELALTGYPPEDLLFKPAFIEANLRALDDVVRASDGLTVVVGFVDRRDDIMNSAAVIHDGVLAGVYHKQYLPNYGVFDENRYFQAGTETPVFERDGPAGSTVVAVNICEDIWYPTGPATAQTLAGAELIVTITSSPYHAGKVHAREKMLATRAADHVACLAYANLVGGQDELVFDGQSMIFNELGERLALGRPFEEDLIVADLDLEAVFRARLHDSRRRKEKLGATAPVRRIVLPALPARPWPALPPRADAFLGPVAEIYAALVLGTRDYVRKNGFRRVVIGLSGGIDSALTAAIAVDALGCDSVVGASMPSPFSSAGTRADARRVARNLGIEFLTLPITPAFRAFRRVLAPPFKGLKEDVAEENIQARVRGTLLMALSNKFGWLVLTTGNKSEMGVGYCTTYGDMAGGFAVIKDVPKTTVYALARYRNGRDGQPVIPESVLTRAPSAELRPNQTDQDTLPPYEVLDRILEAYVEEDRSLAEIVALGLDEATVRKVVTMVDRNEYKRRQAPPGIKITPRAFGRDWRLPIVNRFRHP; encoded by the coding sequence GTGCGGCGGCTCCGGATCGCTCTCGGCCAGATCAACGCGACGGTCGGCGACCTCGAGGGCAATACCCGTCGTGTCCTGGACGGGATCGACCGGGCGCGGGCGATCGGGGCCGACCTGGTCGCGTTTCCCGAGCTGGCGCTCACCGGCTACCCGCCCGAGGACCTCCTCTTCAAGCCGGCCTTCATCGAGGCGAACCTCCGGGCGCTGGACGACGTCGTGCGCGCCAGCGACGGGCTCACCGTGGTGGTCGGATTCGTGGACCGACGCGACGACATCATGAACTCGGCGGCCGTCATCCACGATGGGGTCCTGGCCGGGGTCTATCACAAGCAGTACCTCCCGAACTACGGCGTCTTCGACGAGAACCGGTACTTCCAGGCCGGGACCGAGACCCCGGTCTTCGAGCGGGATGGGCCCGCCGGGAGCACCGTCGTCGCGGTCAACATCTGCGAGGACATCTGGTATCCCACCGGGCCGGCCACCGCCCAGACGCTTGCCGGCGCCGAGCTGATCGTGACCATCACCTCGTCGCCGTACCACGCGGGCAAGGTGCACGCCCGCGAAAAGATGCTGGCCACGCGCGCCGCCGACCACGTCGCCTGTCTGGCCTACGCCAACCTCGTCGGGGGCCAGGACGAGCTGGTGTTCGACGGCCAGTCGATGATCTTCAACGAGCTGGGGGAACGGCTGGCGCTCGGGCGCCCTTTCGAGGAAGACCTGATCGTGGCCGACCTCGACCTGGAGGCGGTGTTCCGGGCCCGCCTGCACGACTCGCGGCGACGGAAGGAGAAGCTCGGCGCGACCGCGCCCGTCCGGCGGATCGTCTTGCCGGCTCTGCCGGCGCGGCCGTGGCCCGCGCTCCCGCCGCGGGCGGACGCCTTTCTCGGTCCGGTGGCCGAGATCTATGCGGCGCTCGTCCTCGGCACCCGGGACTACGTCCGGAAGAATGGCTTCCGGCGCGTGGTGATCGGGCTGTCGGGCGGCATCGACTCGGCGCTGACGGCCGCCATCGCGGTCGACGCGCTGGGGTGCGACAGCGTGGTCGGCGCGTCCATGCCCTCGCCGTTCTCCTCGGCCGGCACCCGGGCGGACGCCCGGCGGGTGGCGCGGAACCTCGGCATCGAGTTCCTGACGCTCCCCATCACGCCGGCCTTCCGCGCGTTCCGGCGGGTCCTGGCGCCCCCGTTCAAGGGCCTGAAGGAGGACGTGGCCGAGGAAAACATCCAGGCGCGCGTTCGGGGCACGCTCCTCATGGCGCTGTCCAACAAGTTCGGCTGGCTCGTCCTCACTACCGGGAACAAGAGCGAGATGGGCGTCGGGTACTGCACGACCTACGGTGACATGGCCGGGGGCTTCGCCGTCATCAAGGACGTGCCGAAGACGACGGTCTACGCGCTGGCCCGGTACCGCAACGGGCGCGACGGGCAGCCCGTGATCCCGGAGAGCGTGCTCACGCGGGCCCCGTCGGCCGAGCTGCGCCCGAACCAGACCGATCAGGACACCTTGCCGCCTTACGAGGTCCTGGACCGCATCCTCGAGGCCTACGTCGAGGAGGACCGCTCGCTCGCCGAGATCGTCGCGCTCGGCTTGGACGAGGCCACGGTGCGCAAGGTCGTCACGATGGTGGACCGAAACGAGTACAAGCGGCGGCAGGCCCCACCCGGAATCAAGATCACCCCGCGGGCCTTCGGCCGCGACTGGCGCCTGCCCATCGTGAACCGCTTCCGGCATCCCTGA
- a CDS encoding site-specific DNA-methyltransferase: MIGAPALTTRYGLLYQADCMDLFAALKDESVQCVFADPPFNLGKDYGNGTGKDDLAQTDYLKWSFAWVDESVRVVKPGGAVFIYILPQWGYHLASHLEERGMLFRHWIALSMKGTFPRGRKLYPAHYALLYFTKGQPATFNRVRLPIPTCRHCGKDIKDYGGHRKYLNPLGLNLTDFWDDTAPARHRKFKTRWHVNELKPMIASRCFQIATNPREIILDPFGGGGSSYEAAEALKRYWIGSEITDCAPVAQRLTERFGSVVSTPAKRLSAIFR, from the coding sequence ATGATCGGCGCGCCGGCCCTCACGACGCGGTACGGCCTGCTTTATCAGGCCGACTGTATGGACCTCTTCGCGGCGCTCAAGGATGAGTCCGTGCAGTGCGTCTTTGCCGATCCGCCGTTCAATCTCGGCAAAGACTATGGGAACGGCACCGGCAAGGATGACCTCGCGCAAACGGACTACCTCAAGTGGTCGTTTGCCTGGGTCGATGAGAGTGTGCGCGTCGTCAAGCCGGGCGGCGCGGTATTCATCTACATCCTGCCGCAGTGGGGCTACCATTTGGCCTCGCATCTCGAAGAGCGGGGAATGCTCTTCCGGCACTGGATCGCGTTGTCGATGAAGGGGACGTTCCCCCGTGGGCGGAAGCTCTATCCCGCTCACTATGCGCTGCTCTACTTCACCAAGGGGCAGCCGGCGACGTTCAACCGCGTCCGTCTTCCGATCCCGACGTGTCGCCACTGCGGCAAGGACATCAAGGACTACGGTGGCCACCGGAAGTATCTGAACCCGCTTGGGCTCAACCTCACGGATTTCTGGGACGACACCGCGCCGGCACGTCACCGGAAATTCAAGACCCGATGGCACGTCAACGAGCTAAAGCCGATGATCGCCAGCCGGTGCTTCCAGATCGCCACCAATCCGCGGGAAATCATCCTAGACCCATTCGGGGGCGGCGGGTCAAGCTATGAAGCGGCCGAGGCGCTCAAGCGCTACTGGATCGGCTCGGAGATCACGGACTGCGCGCCAGTCGCTCAGCGACTTACGGAGCGTTTCGGCTCGGTAGTATCGACTCCAGCCAAGAGGCTGTCGGCCATCTTCCGCTAG
- a CDS encoding O-antigen ligase family protein: MSSVAPPLALSRPRDLLPPIREGALTAFFIAMSFSISLSQLLLTLLVVLVVPWTDGVGGHVRTSGFRHLGSQLWSDTATLRRHPLTPPFLLLVALTLLSAAFSGNPGWSFWMARDTLRIATFYLVLWYTRDSAHALRLWQGFLVALTVMACYGLAQAYLCGTPTGLLPPEWVTAICPHPSRVRGPFSIYMTFGGVLLLGALFFVAYLANVSWRRVWWMVPAGAITVTALAFTYSRNAWLGLAAGTLGLVATTRRTARIVLVLVLLGLLVAAITPGAVMDRIRSIANPQDATIRDRVAMWRAGLGMIADHPFLGVGPGQVRAWYPHYRRPEAVRPSTGHLHNSPVQIAAERGLPALAVWIWLWMVFFREGVRILARVGPDRPRDRALVCASLGGVSGFLVAGLFEHNFGDSEVVMLVYALMALPFIVEKGLPSSSNHPA; encoded by the coding sequence GTGAGTAGCGTCGCTCCGCCCCTCGCGCTGTCGCGGCCCCGTGACCTCCTGCCCCCGATCCGAGAGGGAGCCCTCACCGCGTTCTTCATCGCGATGTCCTTCTCCATCAGCCTCTCCCAGCTCCTGCTGACCCTCCTCGTCGTGCTCGTCGTGCCGTGGACGGATGGGGTCGGCGGCCACGTCAGGACGTCCGGGTTTCGCCACCTGGGGAGCCAGCTCTGGAGTGACACCGCGACCCTTCGCCGTCATCCGCTGACGCCCCCGTTCCTCCTCCTGGTCGCGCTCACGCTCCTTTCGGCGGCCTTCTCGGGCAACCCCGGCTGGAGCTTCTGGATGGCACGCGATACCCTTCGGATCGCGACCTTCTACCTGGTCCTCTGGTACACGCGCGACTCCGCTCACGCGCTCCGACTCTGGCAGGGCTTCCTCGTCGCGCTGACGGTGATGGCCTGCTATGGCCTCGCCCAGGCCTATCTGTGCGGGACGCCGACGGGACTCTTGCCGCCGGAGTGGGTCACGGCGATCTGCCCCCATCCCTCGCGGGTGCGCGGCCCCTTCAGCATCTACATGACCTTCGGTGGCGTCCTGCTGCTGGGCGCCCTCTTCTTCGTGGCGTACCTGGCCAACGTGTCGTGGCGCCGGGTGTGGTGGATGGTGCCAGCCGGCGCCATCACCGTCACCGCGCTCGCCTTCACCTATTCGCGGAACGCCTGGCTCGGGCTGGCGGCGGGAACGCTCGGCCTGGTGGCCACGACGCGCCGCACCGCGCGCATCGTCCTGGTTCTCGTCCTCCTCGGTCTCCTGGTCGCCGCCATCACGCCCGGCGCCGTCATGGACCGCATCCGCTCGATCGCCAATCCGCAGGACGCGACGATCCGGGACCGGGTGGCCATGTGGCGGGCCGGCCTCGGCATGATCGCCGATCACCCGTTCCTGGGCGTCGGCCCGGGGCAGGTCCGGGCCTGGTATCCACACTACCGGCGGCCGGAAGCGGTCCGCCCTTCCACCGGCCACCTGCACAACTCGCCGGTCCAGATCGCGGCCGAGCGGGGACTCCCGGCCCTGGCCGTGTGGATCTGGCTCTGGATGGTCTTCTTCCGGGAGGGCGTCCGGATCCTCGCCCGGGTCGGGCCCGACCGGCCGCGTGATCGGGCCCTCGTCTGCGCGAGCCTCGGCGGCGTGAGCGGCTTCCTGGTGGCCGGGCTCTTCGAGCACAACTTCGGGGACTCCGAGGTCGTGATGCTCGTCTACGCCCTGATGGCCCTCCCGTTCATCGTCGAAAAGGGCCTCCCGTCGTCGTCGAATCATCCGGCCTAG
- a CDS encoding IS1 family transposase gives MGKQNPRAARTTRGLASHPNSPKAARCGWSPRLVYDLPGRNGRPTVYVLAPEKKLAVIATLVEGNSIRSTERLTGVHRDTIMRLLVRTGERCQAILAETMRDLRCRSLQVDELWTFVQKKQARLSFEDRLRLDVGDQYAFVAIDAETKLIPHFDVGKRNMVTAYRFMDALKARLAESFRFQLTTDGFVPYIGAVEHAWGADAPDFGQLVKLYGASLPGPARYSPPKILEAVPTVIHGTPDPALISTSFIERQNLTVRMACRRFTRLTNGFSKKLENLKAALAVHFAWYNLVRIHRSLRITPAMAAGASDRVWELAELVA, from the coding sequence ATGGGCAAGCAAAACCCCCGAGCCGCTAGAACGACCCGGGGGCTGGCGTCCCACCCCAACAGCCCGAAGGCCGCTAGGTGCGGTTGGTCGCCACGCCTAGTCTACGACCTTCCGGGCAGAAACGGAAGGCCCACCGTGTATGTGCTTGCGCCCGAAAAGAAGCTTGCCGTCATCGCCACCCTTGTTGAAGGGAACAGCATCCGGAGCACGGAGCGCTTGACCGGCGTCCATCGCGACACCATCATGCGGTTGCTCGTTCGGACCGGCGAGCGGTGCCAGGCAATCCTGGCCGAGACGATGCGTGATCTTCGGTGCCGGAGCCTGCAAGTCGACGAGCTGTGGACCTTCGTCCAGAAGAAGCAGGCGCGGCTCTCGTTCGAGGATCGGCTCCGGCTCGACGTGGGGGATCAATACGCCTTCGTCGCCATCGACGCTGAGACTAAGCTGATCCCGCACTTCGACGTCGGCAAGCGGAACATGGTCACGGCCTATCGCTTCATGGACGCGCTCAAGGCCCGGCTGGCGGAGTCCTTTCGTTTTCAGTTGACGACCGATGGCTTCGTGCCCTATATCGGAGCTGTTGAACATGCTTGGGGGGCCGACGCGCCGGACTTCGGCCAGCTTGTGAAGCTCTACGGCGCCTCTCTCCCTGGTCCCGCCCGGTACTCGCCGCCCAAGATTCTGGAGGCGGTCCCAACCGTGATCCACGGGACGCCCGACCCGGCCCTGATCTCTACCAGCTTCATCGAGCGACAGAATCTCACGGTCCGAATGGCCTGCCGACGCTTCACGCGGCTGACCAATGGCTTCAGCAAGAAGCTAGAGAACCTGAAGGCCGCGTTGGCGGTTCACTTCGCGTGGTACAACCTGGTCCGGATTCACCGGAGCCTGCGAATCACGCCGGCGATGGCGGCCGGAGCCTCGGATCGCGTGTGGGAGCTGGCGGAGCTGGTCGCATGA
- a CDS encoding P63C domain-containing protein produces the protein MEQMNKHAQALSALGAAKGGKARAAALTAEERSDIARMAAEKRWSGERDQSVALAMPRETHPGILRIGDRQIPCSVLDNGLRVLSAGGVSRALGSRKVGRNQPPGEQTEVLPQLPPFLAAKNLQPFIPGDLLALLISPVRYKPWRGGRVGYGYEATLLPRICGVILDAHKAGALRSNQLRLVEIAELLLRGFAHVGIIALVDEATGYQAERAKDELMRILEAYISKALLPWTQRFPDDFFKEIYRLHGWQFREGHTRGPRIVGKLIRQLVYDQLPRGVIQELEVRNPQLPSGWRRHKHHQFLTEDIGHPHLNNQVASVMTLMRASTSKHEFMKLFARAFPKPGQGEQLELPESEEEVS, from the coding sequence ATGGAGCAGATGAATAAGCACGCCCAGGCACTCTCGGCCCTCGGCGCCGCGAAAGGAGGGAAGGCTAGGGCCGCCGCCCTCACTGCTGAGGAACGATCGGATATCGCCAGGATGGCTGCGGAAAAGAGATGGTCAGGGGAACGCGATCAGTCCGTGGCACTCGCTATGCCCCGCGAGACCCATCCCGGCATCCTCCGCATTGGAGATCGCCAAATCCCCTGCTCCGTGCTGGACAATGGCCTCCGGGTACTCTCGGCCGGCGGAGTATCGCGTGCCCTAGGTAGCCGAAAGGTCGGGCGGAATCAACCGCCCGGAGAGCAAACCGAGGTCCTTCCTCAACTGCCACCTTTTTTGGCCGCAAAGAACCTCCAGCCCTTTATTCCCGGCGACTTACTCGCCCTCCTCATCTCTCCGGTTCGGTACAAGCCTTGGCGGGGGGGCCGAGTGGGCTATGGCTATGAAGCAACCCTCCTGCCCCGAATCTGCGGTGTCATCTTGGACGCCCATAAGGCCGGTGCCCTGCGCTCCAATCAACTCCGGCTCGTGGAGATTGCGGAGTTGCTGCTTCGTGGCTTTGCGCACGTCGGGATCATTGCTCTCGTAGACGAAGCCACGGGTTATCAAGCGGAACGGGCCAAGGACGAGCTAATGCGCATCTTGGAGGCGTACATCTCCAAGGCGCTTCTGCCGTGGACTCAGCGATTTCCAGATGACTTTTTCAAGGAGATTTACCGGCTACACGGCTGGCAGTTTCGAGAGGGGCATACTCGCGGTCCGAGAATTGTAGGGAAGCTGATCCGACAGCTCGTCTACGATCAGCTCCCGCGCGGCGTCATTCAGGAGCTAGAGGTTCGGAACCCGCAATTGCCGAGCGGATGGCGCCGCCACAAGCATCACCAATTCTTGACCGAGGATATTGGGCATCCGCACCTTAACAATCAGGTGGCTTCCGTCATGACCCTTATGCGAGCCTCCACAAGCAAGCACGAATTCATGAAGCTGTTTGCCCGAGCGTTTCCGAAACCCGGGCAGGGGGAGCAACTGGAGTTGCCGGAATCTGAGGAGGAGGTCAGCTAG